The Aeromonas encheleia genomic sequence CTGCGGCTCGAGCCGCGAGCACGCCCCCTGGGCGCTGGCGGATTACGGCTTCAAGACCCTGATAGCGCCTAGCTTCGCCGACATCTTCTACGGCAACGCCATCAACAACGGCCTGGTGCCGGTGCGCCTGCAAGAGCAAGAGGTGGAGGCGCTGTTCCAGCTGGTCGCGGCCACCCCTGGCCTGCAGATCGAGGTGGATCTGGAGGCCAACCAGGTGCGCGCCGGTGCGCTGTGTTTTAGCTTCGAGATCGACGAGTTCCGCCGCTACTGCCTGCTCAACGGGCTGGATGCCATCGGGCTGACCCTGCAACACGGGGCCGCCATCGACGCCTTCGAGGCCAGACAGCCGAGCTGGATCTGAGCCAGCTCGTTCAGATGCGGGCTTGCGCCGCCAGAAAACGGGTAGAATCAGCAGGGAGCCAAGGCTCCCTGTTTTCATGTCGGCGGGAGTAGAGGGTGAGCGAGGGAAGGATGAGGAGATACGGGGGCCTGGCGCTGCTCTGCGCCCTGCTGGCGCTGCCGGCGGGGGCCAGCCAGCGCTACTTCAACAACAGTGGCGGCCAGATCGACACCGGCTGGCAGGACAGCGAGGGCAAGAGCCAGCAAGTCAGCTACCAGCTGGCCCCCGGCACGCTGCCGCCGCTCATCGCCTATCGCCCGGACCGGATGCAGGAGGAGGTGTTGCAACGGCTGCTGCAGCAGGCCGTCATTGACTTCCCCGCCGTGCAGTTCTCCCTCTCCCGCCCCGATCTGCTGCTGAGCATCAAGAGTCGCAACGCCGAGCAGGCCAGGGCGGCCCGAGACTGGGTCGGGCCGGAGCGCAGCAAGCTGGAGGCGGAGTGGCTCAAGCAGCACTACTTCCAACCCTTTACCCCGCCCGATGGCCATCCCGCCATCAAGCAGGATCATGTGCGCATCGCCCTGGAGAGCCGGCAGGAGCTGGCGCCGCTGACCGAACTGCTGACACAAGAAGGCGCCACCGAGACGGAGGCGCGGCAGCTGACGGTGGCCCAGATGCTCGACTTCATCCAGGCCATTCCCTACCACCTGCTCGACAGCCCCTCAGGCCGGACCGGCAAGGGCTTCCTGAGCCCCCGTCAGGTGCTGGAGCAAAATCAGGGGGACTGTGACAGCAAGGTCACCCTGATGGCGGCCATGCTCGCCCAACGCTTTCCCGAGCTGCCCCAGGCCATGGTGTTCGTGCCGGGCCATACCCTGCTGGGGGTCGCCCTGCCAGCCAAGCCGGGGGATACGACCCTGGCCTGGGAGGGGCAGACCTATCTGTTGCTGGAGCCGACCGGGCCCGCCCAGCTGCCGATGGGCCAAATAGCATCGACCAGCAAGACGCTGGTCGATAGCAAGCAGTGGAAGGTGCAGCAGGTTCAGGTCAGAGACTGAAACTCCAGCGCCAGCAACAGCCCCTTCTCCTCCTCCAGCACCCGCACTATGCGGGCCTGGACCTCGAACGGTGGCAGCAGGTTGCTGCTGGTCGCCAGGCTGATGCGGATGAGTTGCTGCAGATCGAAGCCGTGTTCATTCACCTCAACGCCCATGCCGTTGGCACTGAGATCCCGGCAGATGCCCTCCAGCACCTGCTGATGCTGGAAGAGGGTGACCGGGGCATTGATGAGCATGCGCGCGAAGGCGCGTCTTTCCTTGGTGCTGGTGATCACTCGCATCTCCTGCTGTCGCGGCCCCCTGGGTCCCCGGGGCACAAGTTTGTGCTGGCCTCCCCCCGAGAACGTTAATACAATGCGATTCGTTGCTCAAACGGGGTGCGGTTTACCGCTGAGATTATACCCGTGAACCTGATCCAGATAATGCTGGCGGAGGAATTTGAGGCATGGCGCTCGTTTTTTGCGCTCTCATCCGCTGGCACCTGACCCATAGCAGAAGTGCCAGCGCTGAGATTCATGCGGCTGGCACCTCTGGACCCACAGGAAGTGCCGCCGATGCAATACCGGTTGCTGGCACCTCACCACTCACAGGGAGTGCCATTGATGAAACCCCTTCTGCTGGTTGCCGCCAGCCTGCTCTCGGCCCAAGCCTTCGCGGCCGACACCCTCACCGTCTACACCTACAGCTCCTTCGCCGCCGAATGGGGTCCTGGTCCCAAGATCAAGCAGGCGTTCGAGCAGGAGTGCGGCTGCACCCTCAATCTGGTGGCGCTGGAGGATGGCGTCGCCATCCTCAACCGGCTGCGGCTGGAGGGCAAGCACAGCAAGGCCGACCTGGTGCTGGGGCTGGACGATGCGCTGGTCAGCGAGGCCAAGCAGAGCGGGCTGTTCGCCCCCCATCACACGGACCTGGCCGCACTCAAGGTGCCGGGTGGCTGGCAGGATGACACCTTCGTCCCCTATGACTACGGCTACTTCGCCTTCGTCTACGACAAGGACAAACTCAAGCAGCCCCCCAAGAGCCTGAAAGAGCTGGTCGAGCGCCAGGACATCAAGGTGATCTATCAGGATCCGCGCACCTCCACCCCAGGTCAGGGGCTGATGCTGTGGATGAAGTCGGTCTACGGTGACCAGGCCACCGCCGCCTGGGCCCAGCTCGCCAAGAAGACGGTCACCGTCACCAAGGGCTGGTCCGAGGCCTATGGCATGTTCCTCGATGGTGAGGCCGACATGGTACTCTCCTACACCACCTCCCCCGCCTATCACCTCATCGCCGAGGGCAAGCCCCAGTATCGGGCCGCCGCCTTCGAGGAGGGGCACTACCGCCAGGTGGAGGTGGCCGCCAAGCTGGCAGGCGCCAAGCAAGACAAGCTGGCCGACCGCTTCCTGCAGTTCATGATAAGCCCCGCCTTCCAACAGGAGATCCCCGCCGGCAACTGGATGTATCCGGTGACGGAAGTTCCCCTGCCCAAGGGCTTCGAGCAGATGATCTCGGTAGCCAGGCCGCTGAGCTTTGCCAGTGATGAGGTGGCCGCCAACCGCAAGGGCTGGATCCGCGAGTGGCTGCAAGCCGTCACCCAGTGAGCCCCTCTCGTTCTCTCTGGTGGCTGCCGGGCAGCGCAGCCACCGCCCTCATCCTGCTGCTGTCGCTGGGCCCCCTCGCCGCCCTGCTGTGGCAGGCGGGGACTCTCCCCAGTACCTTGCTGGCCGACCCCTACCTGCGCCATGTGCTGGGCTTCAGCCTGGGGCAGGCGCTGCTCTCCACCCTGCTGAGCCTGGGGCTGGCCATTCCGGTCGCCCGCGCCCTGGCACGGCGCCGTTTCCCCGGCCGTCGCCTGCTGCTCAAGCTGTTTGGCCTCTCCCTGGTGCTGCCGGTCATCATCGCCATCTTCGGCATAGTCACGGTGCACGGCGGCCAGGGCTGGTTGCCACAGGGGCTGCGCAGCCTGGGGCTGGATCCCGGCAACTACCTGTACGGCCTGTTCGGCATCCTGCTGGCCCACGTGTTCTTCAACATGCCGCTGGCGGCGCGCCTCATCCTGCAGAGCATAGAGGGCATCCCCGAATCGAGCTGGCGCCTCGCCAGCCAGCTTGGCATGCGTTCCTCCCATATCTTCCGGCTGCTGGAGTGGCCGCTCATCCGCGGCATCTTGCCGGGGCTGGCCAGCCTCATCTTCATGCTCTGCTTCACCAGCTTCACCACAGTGCTGGCGCTCGGCGGCGGCCCCAAGTCCACCACCTTGGAGGTGGCCGTCTATCAGGCGCTGCGCTTTGACTTCGATCTCGCCACCGCGGGCGGCTTGGCGCTGGTGCAGCTGCTGCTGACCGCCGCCCTGCTGATGCTGCAACACCGGTTGCAGACCACCCCCTCCAGCCGGCTCAGCAATCGCCGTCCCTGCCTGCGACCGGACCGTCACCAGCCTGGCACCCGCTGGCTGGACGGTGCCGCCCTGCTGCTCGGGCTCGCCATCTTCCTGCCGCCGCTGCTGGCCATCCTGATCGCGGGCCTCAACCCCGGCCTGCTGACGGCCCTGCGCTCACCCCAGCTGTGGCAGGCGGGCGGCCAGTCGCTGGCCATAGCGCTGGCGGCGGGGCTGCTGGCCACCCTGCTCGGCGCCGCCCTGCTGCTCACCAGCCGTCACCTGCGGGTGCGCGCCCGCAAGCGGCGAGCCGCCGCCCTGTGGGAAGCCAGCGGCTCCATGATCCTGATGATCCCGGCGGTGGTACTCTCCACTGGCCTCTTCATCATGTTCATGCCCTTTACTGATGTCTTTGCCCTCGGCCCCTGGCTGGTGGTGCTGGTCAATGCCCTGATGGCGCTGCCCTATGTGCTGCGTACCCTCAGCGCCCCCATGCAGCTGGTGGTGCGCCAGTACGACAGGCTGGCCGACAGCCTGGGGGTGCGCGGCCTGCATCGGCTGCGGCTGGTGGAGTGGCCCTTGCTGCGCCGCCCGCTGGCGCTGGCCATGGCACTCTCCATGATATTGTCCCTGGGAGATCTCGGTGCCATCGCCATGTTTGGCAGCCAGGCGCTTACCACCCTGCCCTGGCTGCTCTATCAACAGCTCGGCAGCTACCGGCTGACCGATGCGGCGGCCACCGCCCTGCTGCTGCTCATTCTGTGTTTCTCCCTGTTCTGGCTGGTAGAGCGGGGGCTTGGAGGAAAAAATGCTGAACATTGATGCCCTGGCGACCAGCTACCCGGATTGGCGGGTGACCTTCAGCGCCACCCTGCCCAGGGGGGAGATCACCGCGCTGATCGGCCCGAGCGGCGCCGGCAAGTCCACCCTGCTCGGCATGATCGCCGGTTTCGTGCCGGTAGAGTCCGGTCGCCTCAGCTTCGATGGCGTCGATCTGCTGCCGCTCGGCCCCGCCGAGCGCCCGGTCACCACCCTGTTTCAGGATCACAACCTGTTCCTGCACCTGTCGGTGTTCGACAACATCGCCATCGGCCTGCACCCTGGTCTGCGCCTGAGCCAGGCCCAGCGCGAGCAGGTGAAACAGGCCGCAGAGCGGGTGGGCCTTGGCGAGATGCTGGCGCGGCTGCCGGAGCAGCTCTCCGGCGGCCAGCAGCAGCGGGTGGGGCTGGCCCGCGCCCTGGTGCGCGGCAAGCCGTTGCTGCTGCTGGATGAACCCTTCTCGGCCCTGGATCCGGCCCTGCGCCGGGAGATGCTGGCGGAGGTGGCCAGGCTCGCCTGCGAGCAGGGCATCACTGTGCTGATGGTCTCCCACAATCCGGAGGATGCCCAGCTCATCGCCGATCAGGTGCTGTTCGTCGACGAGGGGCGCATCGCCCTGCAGGGCACCCCGGATATCCTGCAAAACAGCGATCACCCGGGACTGCTGCGTTACCTTGGTCAATAGCAGCCGACGGGAACAAAAAAGGGAGGCCGATTGGCCTCCCTTTTTATATGAAGATCTTCAGTTGGATCAGAGATTTTCCTCGGCGAAGGAGGCGAGCTTGCTGCGCACCACCCCGTTCAGGAAGATGTTGGCACTGCCATCGAAATCCTTGAACCGCTCGACTATATAGGTCAGACCCGAGGTCACCGGGCTCAGATAATTGGAGTCAATCTGGGCCAGGTTGCCGGAGCAGACGATCTTGGTGCCCTCGCCACAACGGGTGATGATGGTCTTGATCTGGGACGCGGTCAGGTTCTGGCACTCGTCCAGCAGCACGAAGGTGTTCTGGATGCTGCGCCCGCGCATGAAGTTGACCGACTTGAACTGGATGTTGGCCTTCTCCATGATGTAGCTGAGGGAGCCGCTCATGTTCTCGTCCTGCTTGTGCAGCACCTCCAGGGTGTCGGTCACCGCCGCCAGCCAGGGCATCATCTTCTCCTCCTCGGTGCCGGGCAGGAAGCCGATGCTCTCGGCGATCTCAGGGGTGTTGCGGGTGACGATCACCTTCTCGTAGATCCCCTTCTCGATCACCAGCTCCAGCGCCGCCGCCATGGCCAGCAAGGTCTTGCCGCAGCCCGCCGGGCCGGTCAGGATCACCAGATCGATGTGCGGATCGAGCAAGGCGTCGAGCGCCATGCCCTGATAGATGTTCTTGGGATGCACGCCCCAGGCCTTGCGCGACATCAACCGCTCACGGCCCAGATCCTTGAGGCGGATCTTATGACCATCGTTGCTCAATACCCTGGCGGCGAAGAAGTTCTCCTCGTCCAGCAGGTACTGATTGACGTGCACCCCCTCCAGCAGTTTCGAGTCGATCACGTGGACGGTGTCGCGACCATGGGTCTCGCTGTCGCACTCGCCGACCCGCTCCCAGAAGCTGCCCGGCACCACCTGGAAGCCCTTGGCCAGCAGCCGGATATCGTCGATCAGCTGGTCGCTGCGATAGTCTTCCACATGCGCCAGACCGGCCCCCTTGGCCTTGAGGCGCATGTTGATGTCCTTGGTCACCAGCACCACCTGGCGTTTCATCTCGTGCTTTTGCAGATAAAGGGCCGCGTTGATGATGCGGTTGTCGGCCTCCTTGTCGGTGAACACCTCGGCATCCTGGGGCAGATGGTGATCACTGAAGATGGAGATATGACCGCTCGCCTCACCCGCCAGCGCCACCCCTTGCACTATCTGCTCAGGGTTGGCGTCACGGAACACGTCTTCCAGCGCACGGATGGCGACCCGCGCATCACGGCTGACGTCTTTCTGACGATCCTTGATGTTGTCGAGCTCTTCCAGCACCGTCATGGGGATGAGCACGTCGTGCTCTTTGAAGGAGTAGATGGCGAGGGGTTCGTGAAGCAGAACGTTGGTATCCAGGATAAACAGCTTTCGGTCCGTATTGTCCATAAGCATCCTCCTTGGCACTGAAGGTGCCACGTGTGTGAATCTCAGATGTCATTGAAACCACACGGTCGTGACAGTTTTATTACCCCTCACGCTACGCCCGATTTTACCAGCGTGCAACAAATCCCTTTGGCTCCCGCCACCGACTGAACAGAAAACACTCAATAGAAAAGACCGGCCCATAGGCCGGTCTTTTCGCACTGCTTATCGGCTAACCGCGCCTGTTAGCCACACTTCGAATCGCCGCAGTTGAGGCAGGTCATGCAGCCATCCTTGAGCACCAGCGCCTTGCTGTGGCACTTGTAGCAGAGCGCCGCATTGGCCGGGAAGCCGCTGCCGGCCTGCTGCTCCTGGCTGTGTTGCTCGGCTTGCAACTCGGCCTGCTTCTCGGCCAGGAACGCCTGCTGGTGTTCATCCAGCCCGACCGGCTTGAGCATGCCGATCTCGGTGAGGTGAGTCTCGATCACGTTGCCAATTTCGGCGATCAGGGAGGGAACATACTTGCCCTTGTTCCAGTAACCGCCCTTGGGATCGAACACGGATCTCAGCTCCTCCACCAGGAAGGTGACATCCCCGCCCTTGCGGAACACCGCCGAGATGATGCGGGTCAGCGCCACTATCCATTGATAGTGCTCCAGGCTCTTGGAGTTGATGAAGATCTCGAACGGGCGGCGCGTCTCGTGGACGGTGCCCTCGTTGAGAATGATGTCGTTGATGGTGATGAACAGCGAGTGTTCGGAGACATGCTCCGGCGTCTTCAGCTTATAGGTGGTGCCCATCAAGCGCTCCGGGCGCAGCACAGTCTCATGCATGTGCACCACGTCATCCTGGGGAGCCAGCGCTTCCTGCGGCTCATCCTTGGTACGCACCTTGTAGGCGACGATTTTCTTGTCGATCTTCTTGACCATAATCTGTTCTCAGAATTTACCGTAATAGCCTTCTTTCAAGGCGTCATAGAGGTTGGCGGCGGTGTGCAGCTCGCCATCGTATTCAATCTCTTCGTTGCCCCTGACCGTGATGACGGAGCCATCCTCCAGGGTGAACTCGTACTGAGTGTTCTCCAGATCCTTCTCCTTCACCAGCACCCCCTGGAAGGCCTCAGGGTTGAAGCGGAAGGTGGTACAACCCTTCAACCCCGAGTCCGAGGCATACATGTAGATGTCCTTGAACTGCTCGAACGGGAAGTCGGTCGGCACATTGGCGGTCTTGGAGATGGAGGAGTCGATCCAGCGCTGGGCCGCCGCCTGAATGTCCACGTGCTGGGCCGGGCTGATGTCGTCGGCGGTGATGAAGTAATCCGGCAGGCGGGTCCCTTCCTCTTCACCATGGGGCATGGCAGCCCGGTTGATCAGCTCGCGATAGGCCAGCAGCTCGAAGGAGTAGACATCCACACTCTCCTTGCTCTTCTTGCCCGGCTTGATGACGTTGCGACTGTAGTGGTGGGCGAAGCTCGGCTCTATGCCGTTGCTGGCGTTATTGGCCAGCGACAAGGAGATGGTACCGGTCGGTGCTATGCTGCTGTGATGGGTAAAACGTCCTCCCACCTCGGCCAGCTCGGCCACCAGGACGGGATCCACCTCGGCCACCTGCTGCATGTAGCGGCTGTAGCGCGCGTGCAGCACCTTGCCCTTGAGCCTGTCGCCGACCTTGATACCATCGGCCGCCATCTCCGGACGCAGGCGCAACATCTTGCCGGTCACCTCGAACTCCTGCTCCATGATGGGCGCCGGGCCCTTCTCTTTCGCCAGACGCAGAGACTCCTGCCAGCCGGTCATGGCCAGCTCCTGAGAAACCTGCTCGGTGAAGGCGGCGGAGGTGGCTGAGCCGTACTTTATCTGCAGCATGGTGAGGGTCGAGCCAAGACCGAGGAAGCCCATGCCGTGACGACGCTTGGCTGTGATCTCCTCGCGCTGCTTGGGCAAGGGCAGCTGGTTGATCTCCACCACGTTGTCCAGCATGCGGGTGAAGATGGCCACCACCTTGCGAAACGCCTGCCAGTCGAAGGTGGCCCGCTCGGTGAAGGGCTCGCGCACAAACTTGGTCAGGTTGACCGAGCCCAGCAGGCAGGCGCCATAGGGGGGCAAGGGCTGCTCGCCACAGGGGTTGGTGGCACGGATCTCTTCGCAGAACCAGTTGTTGTTCATCTGATTGACCTTGTCGATCAGGATGAAACCGGGCTCCGCATAGTCGTAGGTGGAGGTCATGATGACGTTCCACAGCTTGCGCGCCGGCAGGGTCTTGTAGACCTTGCAGGCCACCTGGCCCAGCGCGTTGATGACCACCCCTTCCTTGTTGGGCCAGTCGGCCCAGAACACCACGTCGGGATCATCCAGCGCTATGCCGTCCTGCTCCACCTCTTTGGCCGTGTAGGGGAAGATCAACTGCCAGGGGGCATCCTCCTTCACCGCCTTGACGAAGTCTTCGGTGATGAGCAGGGAGAGGTTGAACTGACGCAGACGGCCATCTTCCCGCTTGGCCTGGATGAATTCGATCACATCGGGGTGACGGATATCCATGGTGCCCATCTGGGCGCCGCGCCGCCCACCGGCCGACGAGACGGTGAAACACATCTTGTCGTAGATATCCATGAAGGAGAGCGGGCCCGAGGTATAGGCTCCGGCGCCGGAGACGAAGGCGCCACGCGGGCGCAGGGTCGAGAAGTCGTAGCCGATGCCGCAACCCGCCTTCAGGGTCAGCCCCGCCTCGTGCACCTTGCCGAGAATGTCATCCATCGAATCCTCGATGGTGCCGGAGACAGTACAGTTGATGGTCGAGGTAGCGGGTTTGTGCTCGAAGGCCCCCGCGTTGGAGGTGATCCGGCCCGCCGGGATGGCGCCATTGCGCAGCGCCCACAGGAAAGACTCATACCAGGCATCAGGCTCGCGCTCTTGCTCGGCCAGGGCACGGGCGACCCGCTGGTAGGTCTCGTCAATGGAGCCATCGATGGGGGCCCCATCCTTGCTCTTGAGACGATACTTGCTGTCCCAGATCTCGAGGGAGGTTTCCTGCATGGGGATGAGGCCGGTGCCGAGTTCGGTCTCTAGCACGGGGTTGGATTTAGCCATTTTCAAGCCACCTTATGTGAATGCAACGACGTCATGATATGGGTTAAAAACACAACCAATAGATAAATAACGACATATAGATACTATATATAGTATAACCCATCTCATGAGGGCGCCGATTCTAATCCTAAAAAAACGCCCCGACCAGCAGATTTCTGGGTCGGGGCGTTTAACCGATTCATTTCCTGAAGGATTTAGCGATCAGGGCAGACTCAGGGCTTCTTGACGTAAACGCTTGGCGTCTCACCGGCCATATTCAGATAGAACTCGTAGACCCCATCCACCTCAGGTGAGAACTTCATGTCCTCATACTTGGAGCAGGGATTGACCGGTACGGCCTCACCGCCCAGCACAGCGACGCCGTCACTCGGGCTCTTGTGGCCGAAGTTGGTGCCACAGCTCCAGCCCGAGTCAGCGAACTTGAACTTGTAGGGCGCCCACTCTTTCTTGAGTGTGCCTTTGGCCATGTACAGCTTGTCGGCGACCTTGACCACCTTGCTCTCATCGGTCGCCATCCAGTCATTCATCTCCCCGCGCAGGTAGATGGACTTGCCACCGAAGTCGCTGTTATCCGCCCCTTGCTCCGCACCACCACTGGATGCACAACCACCTAATACCAGGGTTCCCGCCGCCAGTATCATCGTTACTGTTCTCTTGAACATCAGTCCATTCCTCAAATTATTGTGATTCCTTGGCCCATCGATCCTAGGCAGACGAATTAAAGCAGAGCGGACCCGGCAAGAAAGGTAGAGGCATCACATTCTGTACTTTTTATATCCAGCACGCGGAATAAACGAATAAATATTGAGCTGTGAATGAGGAAATAAGGGAGCAAGAGGCCGGTCGAGATGAACAATAAAGAGAGGCTTGGAATAAAGCTGCGATCAAATACAGGAATTCAGGCAATAAAAAAGCCCGCTCGATTGAGCGGGCTTCTTCAAATTGGGTGCCTGGCAGTGTCCTACTCTCGCATGGCGAATGCCACACTACCATCGGCGCTACCGCGTTTCACTTCTGAGTTCGGCATGGGATCAGGTGGTTCCACGGCGCTATGGCCGCCAGGCAAAAACTTCAATCTCGGAAAGCTGACGTGAATAACGACTTGGCCTTAATGGCTCGTCACTATCACTGAATTAAGTAAGTAGTTCATGCACTTGCTACAAGGCCCAGAACACTTCTTGGGTGTTGTATGGTTAAGCCTCACGGGTAATTAGTATGGGTTAGCTCAACACGTCGCCGCGCTTACACACCCCACCTATCAACGTTGTGGTCTCCAACGGCCCTTTAGGACCCTCAAGGGGTCAGGGATGACTCATCTCAGGGCTCGCTTCCCGCTTAGATGCTTTCAGCGGTTATCGATTCCGAACTTAGCTACCGGGCAGTGCCACTGGCGTGACAACCCGAACACCAGAGGTTCGTTCACTCCGGTCCTCTCGTACTAGGAGCAACTCCCTTCAATCATCCAACGCCCACGGCAGATAGGGACCGAACTGTCTCACGACGTTCTGAACCCAGCTCGCGTACCACTTTAAATGGCGAACAGCCATACCCTTGGGACCGACTTCAGCCCCAGGATGTGATGAGCCGACATCGAGGTGCCAAACACCGCCGTCGATATGAACTCTTGGGCGGTATCAGCCTGTTATCCCCGGAGTACCTTTTATCCGTTGAGCGATGGCCCTTCCATTCAGAACCACCGGATCACTATGACCTACTTTCGTACCTGCTCGACCTGTCCGTCTCGCAGTTAAGCTGGCTTATGCCATTGCACTAACCTCCTGATGTCCGACCAGGATTAGCCAACCTTCGTGCTCCTCCGTTACTCTTTGGGAGGAGACCGCCCCAGTCAAACTACCCACCAGGCACTGTCCGCGAGCCCGATTCAGGGCCCTGCGTTAGAACATCAAACATACAAGGGTGGTATTTCAAGGACGGCTCCAGCGC encodes the following:
- the thiQ gene encoding thiamine ABC transporter ATP-binding protein, with the translated sequence MLNIDALATSYPDWRVTFSATLPRGEITALIGPSGAGKSTLLGMIAGFVPVESGRLSFDGVDLLPLGPAERPVTTLFQDHNLFLHLSVFDNIAIGLHPGLRLSQAQREQVKQAAERVGLGEMLARLPEQLSGGQQQRVGLARALVRGKPLLLLDEPFSALDPALRREMLAEVARLACEQGITVLMVSHNPEDAQLIADQVLFVDEGRIALQGTPDILQNSDHPGLLRYLGQ
- a CDS encoding pullulanase, giving the protein MFKRTVTMILAAGTLVLGGCASSGGAEQGADNSDFGGKSIYLRGEMNDWMATDESKVVKVADKLYMAKGTLKKEWAPYKFKFADSGWSCGTNFGHKSPSDGVAVLGGEAVPVNPCSKYEDMKFSPEVDGVYEFYLNMAGETPSVYVKKP
- the thiP gene encoding thiamine/thiamine pyrophosphate ABC transporter permease; translation: MAASRHPVSPSRSLWWLPGSAATALILLLSLGPLAALLWQAGTLPSTLLADPYLRHVLGFSLGQALLSTLLSLGLAIPVARALARRRFPGRRLLLKLFGLSLVLPVIIAIFGIVTVHGGQGWLPQGLRSLGLDPGNYLYGLFGILLAHVFFNMPLAARLILQSIEGIPESSWRLASQLGMRSSHIFRLLEWPLIRGILPGLASLIFMLCFTSFTTVLALGGGPKSTTLEVAVYQALRFDFDLATAGGLALVQLLLTAALLMLQHRLQTTPSSRLSNRRPCLRPDRHQPGTRWLDGAALLLGLAIFLPPLLAILIAGLNPGLLTALRSPQLWQAGGQSLAIALAAGLLATLLGAALLLTSRHLRVRARKRRAAALWEASGSMILMIPAVVLSTGLFIMFMPFTDVFALGPWLVVLVNALMALPYVLRTLSAPMQLVVRQYDRLADSLGVRGLHRLRLVEWPLLRRPLALAMALSMILSLGDLGAIAMFGSQALTTLPWLLYQQLGSYRLTDAAATALLLLILCFSLFWLVERGLGGKNAEH
- a CDS encoding adenosylcobalamin-dependent ribonucleoside-diphosphate reductase; this translates as MAKSNPVLETELGTGLIPMQETSLEIWDSKYRLKSKDGAPIDGSIDETYQRVARALAEQEREPDAWYESFLWALRNGAIPAGRITSNAGAFEHKPATSTINCTVSGTIEDSMDDILGKVHEAGLTLKAGCGIGYDFSTLRPRGAFVSGAGAYTSGPLSFMDIYDKMCFTVSSAGGRRGAQMGTMDIRHPDVIEFIQAKREDGRLRQFNLSLLITEDFVKAVKEDAPWQLIFPYTAKEVEQDGIALDDPDVVFWADWPNKEGVVINALGQVACKVYKTLPARKLWNVIMTSTYDYAEPGFILIDKVNQMNNNWFCEEIRATNPCGEQPLPPYGACLLGSVNLTKFVREPFTERATFDWQAFRKVVAIFTRMLDNVVEINQLPLPKQREEITAKRRHGMGFLGLGSTLTMLQIKYGSATSAAFTEQVSQELAMTGWQESLRLAKEKGPAPIMEQEFEVTGKMLRLRPEMAADGIKVGDRLKGKVLHARYSRYMQQVAEVDPVLVAELAEVGGRFTHHSSIAPTGTISLSLANNASNGIEPSFAHHYSRNVIKPGKKSKESVDVYSFELLAYRELINRAAMPHGEEEGTRLPDYFITADDISPAQHVDIQAAAQRWIDSSISKTANVPTDFPFEQFKDIYMYASDSGLKGCTTFRFNPEAFQGVLVKEKDLENTQYEFTLEDGSVITVRGNEEIEYDGELHTAANLYDALKEGYYGKF
- a CDS encoding TSCPD domain-containing protein, which translates into the protein MVKKIDKKIVAYKVRTKDEPQEALAPQDDVVHMHETVLRPERLMGTTYKLKTPEHVSEHSLFITINDIILNEGTVHETRRPFEIFINSKSLEHYQWIVALTRIISAVFRKGGDVTFLVEELRSVFDPKGGYWNKGKYVPSLIAEIGNVIETHLTEIGMLKPVGLDEHQQAFLAEKQAELQAEQHSQEQQAGSGFPANAALCYKCHSKALVLKDGCMTCLNCGDSKCG
- a CDS encoding PhoH family protein, with the protein product MDNTDRKLFILDTNVLLHEPLAIYSFKEHDVLIPMTVLEELDNIKDRQKDVSRDARVAIRALEDVFRDANPEQIVQGVALAGEASGHISIFSDHHLPQDAEVFTDKEADNRIINAALYLQKHEMKRQVVLVTKDINMRLKAKGAGLAHVEDYRSDQLIDDIRLLAKGFQVVPGSFWERVGECDSETHGRDTVHVIDSKLLEGVHVNQYLLDEENFFAARVLSNDGHKIRLKDLGRERLMSRKAWGVHPKNIYQGMALDALLDPHIDLVILTGPAGCGKTLLAMAAALELVIEKGIYEKVIVTRNTPEIAESIGFLPGTEEEKMMPWLAAVTDTLEVLHKQDENMSGSLSYIMEKANIQFKSVNFMRGRSIQNTFVLLDECQNLTASQIKTIITRCGEGTKIVCSGNLAQIDSNYLSPVTSGLTYIVERFKDFDGSANIFLNGVVRSKLASFAEENL
- a CDS encoding PilZ domain-containing protein, translating into MITSTKERRAFARMLINAPVTLFQHQQVLEGICRDLSANGMGVEVNEHGFDLQQLIRISLATSSNLLPPFEVQARIVRVLEEEKGLLLALEFQSLT
- the thiB gene encoding thiamine ABC transporter substrate binding subunit, coding for MKPLLLVAASLLSAQAFAADTLTVYTYSSFAAEWGPGPKIKQAFEQECGCTLNLVALEDGVAILNRLRLEGKHSKADLVLGLDDALVSEAKQSGLFAPHHTDLAALKVPGGWQDDTFVPYDYGYFAFVYDKDKLKQPPKSLKELVERQDIKVIYQDPRTSTPGQGLMLWMKSVYGDQATAAWAQLAKKTVTVTKGWSEAYGMFLDGEADMVLSYTTSPAYHLIAEGKPQYRAAAFEEGHYRQVEVAAKLAGAKQDKLADRFLQFMISPAFQQEIPAGNWMYPVTEVPLPKGFEQMISVARPLSFASDEVAANRKGWIREWLQAVTQ
- the leuD gene encoding 3-isopropylmalate dehydratase small subunit; the protein is MTGFKQHKGIVVPLDSANVDTDAIIPKQFLQKVNRTGFGKHLFHDWRFLDDAGLQANPEFVLNQPRFASASILLARENFGCGSSREHAPWALADYGFKTLIAPSFADIFYGNAINNGLVPVRLQEQEVEALFQLVAATPGLQIEVDLEANQVRAGALCFSFEIDEFRRYCLLNGLDAIGLTLQHGAAIDAFEARQPSWI